TCTTCTATTCAACATTTTTTAAATACAACCGTGGAAAAACGAGAAACATTTGGTTTCATCCTCATCGGACTAATTTTGATGGTGTGGATGATGTATATTGCGCCAACGCCACAGCAGCCACCACAACGAACTATTGCAGATTCGCAATCTGCGCCATATAAAAAACCGTTGGATTCTGTTACGCAAAAAATTTTTCCACAAGACATATCAATCGCGGATTCAAGCGATGACCGGTTTGTAAAAGTTTTTGGAAATTTTTTTGCGCCGTTTGCTCAGGGAACCGAAAAAATTATTCACATCGAAAACGAATTGTTCTCTGCAGAGTTTACATCGAAAGGTGGAATGTTGAAAAAATGGACGTTAAAGAAATTTTCTTCGTGGAGTAAAAAACGGCTGGTGCAATTGGTAGAAAACACGAACTTGGGAGATTTAAGTTTGTTATTTTCTTCTACCGAAGGAAAAATCATCAACACGAACGCGTTGTATTTTCAAACTTCGCACCCTGCATCGCATATCGATATTTCAAGTTCCGATGCCGATGAATACACACTTGAATTTGTTCTCCCGGTTTCTGAAACAAGCACACTGATTCGAAAGTATATTTTTAAGCGCGGTGAATATGGTTTTCGTACCGAACAGCATTTTATCGGAATGCAAAATATCATTGCGGGAGATGAATATCAACTCGTGTGGGAACGCGGGATTCGTTTTACAGAATATAACAGCGTTGACGAAGCAGAGTTTGCGCAAGCAATTGCATACAGCGGCGGCGAACTGAAAACTATTGACGCCGCTTCTTCTGACGAATTTCCGAAATCAAATTTTTCGGGAACAACCGAATGGGTGGGAACGCATAACAAATATTTCGGATTTGCTATTCTTTCGAACGAACAAAAAAGCGTTGGCGGGTATCTGGAAGGAAAGCATATCACTGTTGGCGGTACTGGAATGAAAGAAGAATACAAAGTCGCGATGAAACTTCCATTCAAAGGAAACCAAGAAGAACGTTGCGCCGAAACAATTTTCCTTGGACCGCTTGACAGAGATATATTACTTTCGTACGACGCAGGACTTGACCAAATGTTGAGCCTCGGTTGGGCGTGGATTGTTCGTCCGATTTCTGAATATGTGTTGCTTCCTATTTTTTACGGTTTGCATTATGTGATTCCAAATTACGGAATTGTCTTAATTGTATTTTCCATTATCATCAAAATTCTCCTCCATCCGCTGACGAAAAAAAGTATGGATTCGATGAGGAAGATGCAAAAACTTCAGCCGATGATGGCTGAGTTAAAAGAAAAACACAAAGAAGACCCGACAAAAATGAATCAAGCGGTGATGAGATTGTACACCGATTATGGAGTAAATCCCGCCGGAGGTTGTTTGCCAATTATTTTACAGATGCCGATTCTTTTTGCTTTGTTTTCTGTGTTTCGTTCGACCATTGATTTACGGCAGGCGCATTTTGTCGGATGGATTCACGACCTCTCTATGCCCGATGTGTTATTCACTCTTCCATTTTCCGTTCCTATTTTTAATTCGCAGGAAATTAGCGGATTAGCATTGATGCTGGGAATAACACAATTTTGGCAATCCAAACAAACAACGACGGACCCTCGTCAAAAAATGATGGTGTGGATGATGCCGGTGATGATGTTCTTTCTGTTCAATAGTTTTCCCTCGGGATTGAATTTATATTATACGCTTTTCAATCTTCTCTCGATTGCTCAACAGTGGTTGGTCAACAAATCACACAACGATGAACCGTTGAAAAAAATTGAACCGAAAAACCGGAAACTTTCCTGGTTCGAACGATTAGCAAAACAAGCACAAGAAACAAGAAGAGGGAAAAAATAACTATTGCGTATCGGCGCAAAACTTTCAAGGTTTGCATTGATGAACCATTGGGATGCTAAAAATTTTATCATCGCACCTTCAAAGAGAAACCTTGAAGATTTTCAGAAGTTCACTTACGTTTGAGGAATACCTAAATCTTTTATTCTTCTGTATAACGTAGGCAAACTTATTTTCAGTTGCCCCGCTGTTTTTTCCTTATCGAATTCAAACCGTTCCAGCGTAGTGTAAATAAATTGTTTTTCTACTTCATCCAATGCTTCTCGTAAGGACATATCGTTGCGAGCAATCGCTTTTTCCGTACTTACTTGAAAAAATTCCGGAAGACTTTTCATCGAAACAAATTCATCGGTAGAAAAAATGACCGCGCGCTCGATGATATTTTCCAGTTCGCGGATTTCTCCTTTCCATTCGTGCGCCAGCAAATGTTTCATCACGTCGTTATCCACACCCTTGATGTTCTTATTCATTTCTCTTCTGAATTTCTGAACAAAATGTTCGATGAGCAACGGGATATCTTCTTTTCGCTCAGCGAGCGAAGGAAGATGGATTTCTACAACATTTAAACGATAATATAAATCCTCCCGAAATCTTCCCGCTTCCACTTCTTTCAGCAAATCACGATTCGTTGCCGCAACGATGCGAACATCAATAGAAATCGGCGTTGATGAACCAACGGGAATGATTTCTTCTTGCTCCAGTGCGCGAAGTAATTTCACTTGTAATTGAAACGGCATTTCACTTATTTCGTCCAGGAACAAAGTGCCGTTATCCGCAGTTTTAAAAAATCCTGCTTTGTCCGAAGCCGCTCCGGTAAACGCTCCTTTTTTATGACCGAATAACTCGCTTTCAATCAATGTTTCCGGAATTGCTCCACAGTTCACAACAACAAACAGTTTTGTTTTTCGTTTACTGTTGTAATGAATAGCGCGCGCGACCAATTCTTTCCCTGTTCCGCTTTTTCCCGTAATAAGAACTGTGCTACTTGTTCCGGAAACCGTTTGAATCATATCGAACACTTTTTTCATTGCGGTACTTTTCCCGATTAATTTGGAAAAATCATACTTATCGAGAAGTTCCTTGCGTAATAATTTATTCTCGATAGAAATGCGGCGATGCTCGAGCAGCCGCTGAATTTTTACAACGAGTTCGTCAAATTCGACGGGCTTTAAAATATAATCGCTTGCGCCGTTTCGTAA
This genomic stretch from Ignavibacteria bacterium harbors:
- the yidC gene encoding membrane protein insertase YidC; translated protein: MEKRETFGFILIGLILMVWMMYIAPTPQQPPQRTIADSQSAPYKKPLDSVTQKIFPQDISIADSSDDRFVKVFGNFFAPFAQGTEKIIHIENELFSAEFTSKGGMLKKWTLKKFSSWSKKRLVQLVENTNLGDLSLLFSSTEGKIINTNALYFQTSHPASHIDISSSDADEYTLEFVLPVSETSTLIRKYIFKRGEYGFRTEQHFIGMQNIIAGDEYQLVWERGIRFTEYNSVDEAEFAQAIAYSGGELKTIDAASSDEFPKSNFSGTTEWVGTHNKYFGFAILSNEQKSVGGYLEGKHITVGGTGMKEEYKVAMKLPFKGNQEERCAETIFLGPLDRDILLSYDAGLDQMLSLGWAWIVRPISEYVLLPIFYGLHYVIPNYGIVLIVFSIIIKILLHPLTKKSMDSMRKMQKLQPMMAELKEKHKEDPTKMNQAVMRLYTDYGVNPAGGCLPIILQMPILFALFSVFRSTIDLRQAHFVGWIHDLSMPDVLFTLPFSVPIFNSQEISGLALMLGITQFWQSKQTTTDPRQKMMVWMMPVMMFFLFNSFPSGLNLYYTLFNLLSIAQQWLVNKSHNDEPLKKIEPKNRKLSWFERLAKQAQETRRGKK
- a CDS encoding sigma-54-dependent Fis family transcriptional regulator, translated to MEKILVVDDEQIIRESLSFILKNEGYEVSEASNGKEAYEKVLESAYDLVITDIEMPEMKGIDLLEHITTASPQTLVFIITAHGSIETAIQALRNGASDYILKPVEFDELVVKIQRLLEHRRISIENKLLRKELLDKYDFSKLIGKSTAMKKVFDMIQTVSGTSSTVLITGKSGTGKELVARAIHYNSKRKTKLFVVVNCGAIPETLIESELFGHKKGAFTGAASDKAGFFKTADNGTLFLDEISEMPFQLQVKLLRALEQEEIIPVGSSTPISIDVRIVAATNRDLLKEVEAGRFREDLYYRLNVVEIHLPSLAERKEDIPLLIEHFVQKFRREMNKNIKGVDNDVMKHLLAHEWKGEIRELENIIERAVIFSTDEFVSMKSLPEFFQVSTEKAIARNDMSLREALDEVEKQFIYTTLERFEFDKEKTAGQLKISLPTLYRRIKDLGIPQT